A region of Jaculus jaculus isolate mJacJac1 chromosome 20, mJacJac1.mat.Y.cur, whole genome shotgun sequence DNA encodes the following proteins:
- the Plk2 gene encoding serine/threonine-protein kinase PLK2, translating to MELLRTITSQPAAGSKGCEAALGRAGAGDSRKKPPPPPGAAEDGQQLQPPAAPPSGPSAAPPPPPPPPPPPPAHAHHHHHHHHHHHHHHSGAEVSRIIVDPTTGKRYCRGKVLGKGGFAKCYEMTDLSNHKVYAAKIIPHSRVAKPHQREKIDKEIELHRTLHHKHVVQFFHYFEDKENIYILLEYCSRRSMAHILKARKVLTEPEVRYYLRQIVSGLKYLHEQEILHRDLKLGNFFINEAMELKVGDFGLAARLEPLEHRRRTICGTPNYLSPEVLNKQGHGCESDIWALGCVMYTMLLGRPPFETTNLKETYRCIREARYTMPSSLLAPAKHLIASMLSKNPEDRPSLDDIIRHDFFLQGFTPDRLSSSCCHTVPDFHLSSPAKNFFKKAAAALFGGKKDKARYIDTHNKVSKEDDDIYKLRQDLKKTSITQQPSKHRTDEELQPPTSAVARSGTSVLENKPQIGDAIRMIVRGTLGSCSSSSECLEDSTMGSVADTVARVLRGCLENMPEAGCIPKEQLSTSFQWVTKWVDYSNKYGFGYQLSDHTVGVLFNNGAHMSLLPDKKTVHYYAELGQCSVFPATDAPEQFISQVTVLKYFSHYMEENLMDGGDLPSVSDIRRPRLYLLQWLKSDKALMMLFNDGTFQVNFYHDHTKIIICSQNEEYLLTYINEERVSATFRLTTLLMSGCSPELKNRMEYALNMLLQRCN from the exons ATGGAACTCTTGCGGACTATCACCTCGCAGCCGGCGGCGGGCAGCAAGGGGTGCGAGGCGGCCCTGGGCCGGGCGGGCGCCGGGGACTCGAGGAagaagccgccgccgccgcccggcgCCGCCGAGGACGGGCAGCAGCTGCAGCCCCCGGCGGCGCCGCCGTCGGGACCCTCGGCCGCGCCccctcctcctccgccgccgccgccgccgccgcccgctcacgctcaccaccatcaccaccaccaccaccaccaccaccaccaccactcggGAGCCGAGGTCTCGCGGATCATCGTCGACCCCACCACGGGCAAGCGATACTGCCGGGGCAAAGTGCTGGGCAAG GGTGGCTTTGCAAAATGTTACGAAATGACAGATTTGAGCAACCACAAAGTCTACGCGGCAAAAATCATTCCTCACAGCAGAGTAGCCAAACCTCATCAAAGGGAAAAG ATCGACAAGGAAATAGAGCTTCACAGGACTTTGCATCATAAGCATGTGGTGCAGTTTTTTCACTACTTCGAAGACAAAGAAAACATTTACATTCTCTTGGAGTACTGCAGCAGAAGG TCCATGGCTCACATCTTAAAAGCAAGAAAGGTGTTGACCGAGCCGGAAGTGCGATACTACCTCAGGCAGATTGTGTCTGGACTGAAATACCTTCATGAGCAAGAGATCTTGCATAGAGATCTCAAACTAG GGAACTTTTTTATTAACGAAGCCATGGAGCTCAAAGTTGGAGACTTTGGTTTGGCAGCTAGACTGGAACCTTTGGAGCACAGAAGGAG AACGATATGTGGTACTCCAAACTATCTCTCTCCCGAAGTCCTCAATAAACAAGGGCATGGTTGTGAATCCGACATCTGGGCCTTGGGCTGTGTAAT GTACACGATGCTGCTGGGAAGGCCACCCTTCGAAACTACCAATCTGAAAGAAACCTATAGGTGCATACGAGAAGCAAGGTATACAATGCCATCTTCCTTGCTGGCTCCTGCTAAGCACTTGATAGCCAGCATGTTGTCCAAAAACCCAGAGGACCGGCCCAGTCTGGATGACATCATCCGGCATGACTTTTTTTTGCAG GGCTTCACTCCAGATAGACTGTCTTCTAGCTGTTGTCATACTGTTCCAGATTTCCACTTATCAAGCCCAGCAAAGAATTTCTTTAAGAAAGCTGCTGCCGCCCTCTTTGGTGGCAAAAAGGACAAAGCAAGATATATCGACACGCACA ACAAGGTGTCTAAAGAGGACGACGACATCTACAAGCTTCGGCAGGACTTGAAGAAGACGTCAATCACGCAGCAGCCCAGCAAGCACAGGACGGACGAG GAGCTCCAGCCGCCCACCAGCGCAGTCGCCAGATCCGGCACCTCTGTGCTGGAAAACAAGCCTCAGATTGGAGACGCTATCCGCATGATCGTCCGAGGGACTCTGGGCAGCTGCAGCAGTAGCAGTGAAT GCCTGGAAGACAGCACTATGGGAAGTGTTGCCGACACAGTGGCAAGGGTCCTCAGGGGATGTCTAGAGAATATGCCAGAAGCCGGCTGCATTCCCAAAGAGCAACTGAGCACGTCTTTTCAGTGGGTCACCAAATGGGTCGATTACTCCAACAAATACGGCTTTGGGTACCAGCTCTCGGACCACACCGTTGGCGTCCTTTTCAACAACGGTGCCCACATGAGCCTCCTTCCAGACAAAAA AACAGTTCACTATTACGCAGAGCTTGGCCAGTGCTCTGTTTTCCCTGCAACAGATGCCCCGGAACAATTCATCAGTCAAGTGACGGTGCTGAAGTACTTCTCTCATTACATGGAGGAGAACCTTATGGAT GGTGGTGATCTCCCAAGTGTTAGTGATATCCGAAGACCTCGGCTCTACCTCCTTCAGTGGCTAAAATCTGATAAGGCCTTAATGATGCTCTTCAACGATGGTACCTTCCAG GTGAATTTCTACCACGATCATACAAAGATCATCATCTGCAGCCAGAATGAAGAATACCTTCTCACCTACATCAACGAGGAGAGGGTCTCTGCCACTTTCAGACTGACGACGCTGCTGATGTCTGGCTGCTCGCCGGAACTGAAGAACCGAATGGAATATGCCCTGAACATGCTCTTACAGAGGTGTAACTGA